The Cronobacter sakazakii genome has a window encoding:
- a CDS encoding YbjN domain-containing protein: MDSLVVPTLDTLRRWLDNLGVSFFECDTCQALHLPHMQNFEGVFDAKIDLVDNVVMFSAMAEIKPSALLTVAADLSAINAGSLTLKAFLDIQDDNLPKLVVCQTLLVEMGVTVAQFEAFYRQSEQQTSMVLMEARAHHLIYTPEEDEKGEPEVNNHFLH, encoded by the coding sequence ATGGATTCACTCGTCGTCCCGACGCTGGACACCCTGCGCCGCTGGCTCGATAACCTCGGCGTGAGCTTTTTCGAGTGTGATACCTGCCAGGCGCTCCATCTTCCCCATATGCAGAATTTCGAAGGCGTATTCGACGCCAAGATAGATCTGGTGGACAACGTGGTGATGTTTTCCGCGATGGCGGAAATCAAGCCCTCGGCGCTGCTGACGGTCGCCGCCGATCTCTCAGCCATTAATGCCGGTTCGTTGACCTTAAAGGCTTTTCTCGATATCCAGGATGATAACCTGCCGAAGCTGGTGGTGTGTCAGACGCTGCTCGTGGAAATGGGCGTGACGGTGGCACAGTTCGAAGCGTTTTACCGCCAGAGCGAACAGCAGACCTCGATGGTGCTTATGGAAGCGCGCGCGCATCACCTGATTTATACCCCCGAAGAGGATGAAAAAGGGGAACCCGAAGTGAATAACCATTTTCTTCACTGA
- the rimK gene encoding 30S ribosomal protein S6--L-glutamate ligase codes for MKIAILSRDGTLYSCKRLREAATRRGHQVEILDPLSCYMTINPAASCVHYKGRQLPHFDAVIPRIGSAITFYGTAALRQFEMLGSYPLNESVAITRARDKLRSLQLLARQGIDLPITGIAHSPDDTSDLIDMVGGAPLVVKLVEGTQGIGVVLAETRQAAESVIDAFRGLNAHILVQEYIKEARGRDIRCLVVGDRVVAAIERQAKEGDFRSNLHRGGVARIAEISERERDIAIKAAATLGLDVAGVDILRADRGPLVMEVNASPGLEGIEKTTGMDIAGQMINWIERHARPDYCLKTGG; via the coding sequence GTGAAAATCGCCATTTTGTCCCGGGACGGTACGCTCTATTCTTGTAAACGCCTGCGCGAAGCCGCCACGCGGCGCGGCCATCAGGTGGAAATTCTCGATCCGCTTTCCTGTTATATGACCATCAACCCTGCGGCGTCCTGCGTGCATTATAAAGGCCGTCAGCTGCCGCATTTCGATGCGGTGATCCCGCGCATTGGCTCTGCCATCACCTTTTACGGTACCGCCGCGCTGCGCCAGTTCGAAATGCTTGGCAGTTATCCGCTGAATGAATCGGTCGCCATTACCCGCGCGCGCGATAAGCTGCGCTCGCTGCAGCTGCTGGCGCGTCAGGGCATCGATTTGCCCATCACCGGCATTGCCCATTCGCCGGACGACACCAGCGATCTTATCGATATGGTGGGCGGCGCGCCGCTGGTGGTGAAACTGGTGGAAGGCACGCAGGGCATCGGCGTGGTGCTGGCCGAAACCCGCCAGGCGGCCGAAAGCGTGATTGACGCCTTTCGCGGGCTCAACGCGCATATTCTCGTGCAGGAGTATATTAAAGAAGCCAGAGGGCGCGATATCCGCTGCCTGGTGGTGGGCGACCGCGTGGTCGCGGCCATTGAGCGCCAGGCGAAAGAGGGCGATTTCCGCTCGAACCTGCACCGCGGCGGCGTGGCACGTATTGCGGAGATTAGCGAGCGCGAGCGCGACATCGCGATTAAAGCCGCCGCCACGCTCGGGCTTGATGTTGCAGGCGTCGATATTCTGCGCGCTGACCGCGGCCCGCTGGTGATGGAAGTCAACGCCTCGCCGGGCCTGGAAGGCATTGAGAAAACCACCGGTATGGATATCGCCGGGCAGATGATCAACTGGATCGAACGCCACGCGCGCCCAGACTACTGCCTCAAAACCGGTGGTTAA
- the nfsA gene encoding oxygen-insensitive NADPH nitroreductase: MTPTIELLCSHRSIRHYTDEPISDAQREAIIHAAQSASSSSFLQCSSIIRVTDRAMREQLVTLTGGQPHVAKAAEFWVFCADFNRHLQICPDAQLGLAEQLLLGVVDTAMLGQNALVAAESLGLGGVYIGGIRNSIEAVTELLGLPKHVLPLFGLCLGWPADNPQVKPRMPAGLMVHENRYQPVDRELLAEYDEEIADYYLHRDSNARRDTWSDQIRRTIIKENRPFILDYLHKQGWATR; encoded by the coding sequence ATGACGCCAACGATTGAGCTGCTTTGCTCGCACCGTTCCATTCGCCACTATACCGATGAGCCCATCAGCGACGCCCAGCGTGAAGCGATTATCCACGCGGCGCAGTCCGCCTCCAGCTCCAGTTTCCTGCAGTGCAGCTCCATTATTCGTGTAACCGACCGCGCGATGCGTGAGCAACTGGTGACGCTGACCGGCGGTCAGCCGCACGTCGCGAAAGCCGCCGAGTTCTGGGTTTTCTGCGCCGATTTCAACCGTCATCTGCAAATCTGCCCGGATGCGCAACTGGGGCTGGCTGAACAGCTTTTGCTTGGCGTGGTAGATACCGCGATGCTCGGACAAAACGCGCTGGTCGCGGCGGAATCGCTTGGCCTCGGCGGGGTTTACATCGGCGGTATTCGTAACAGCATTGAAGCGGTCACAGAACTGCTGGGCCTGCCGAAACATGTGCTGCCGCTGTTTGGCCTGTGCCTCGGCTGGCCGGCGGACAATCCGCAGGTGAAACCGCGTATGCCTGCGGGCCTGATGGTGCACGAAAACCGCTACCAGCCGGTCGACCGTGAACTGCTTGCTGAATATGACGAAGAGATAGCCGACTACTACCTGCATCGCGACAGCAACGCCCGCCGCGACACCTGGAGCGATCAGATCCGCCGCACCATCATTAAAGAGAACCGTCCGTTTATTCTCGACTATCTGCACAAGCAGGGCTGGGCGACACGCTAA
- the ybjM gene encoding inner membrane protein YbjM yields the protein MRRHSRAATACCFILFLAVFMAQKMVPGTFAPGAGTMDLGILSFMLPGAVAGVCARRGRELKPLAGALIAAPLCLVLLHLWGGEARSFWQELAWIFSALFWCSIGSLCWLFLLTLRHRGDSRRRL from the coding sequence ATGCGACGTCATAGCCGGGCTGCGACCGCCTGCTGTTTTATTCTGTTTCTGGCGGTATTCATGGCACAAAAAATGGTGCCGGGTACGTTCGCGCCAGGTGCCGGAACGATGGATCTGGGGATTTTATCTTTTATGCTGCCTGGCGCTGTGGCGGGTGTTTGCGCCAGACGGGGCCGTGAACTTAAGCCGCTGGCAGGCGCGCTTATCGCCGCGCCGCTCTGCCTGGTGCTTTTGCATCTGTGGGGCGGGGAAGCGCGCTCCTTCTGGCAGGAGCTGGCGTGGATTTTCAGCGCGCTGTTCTGGTGCTCTATCGGCTCGCTCTGCTGGCTGTTCCTGCTTACGCTGCGCCATCGCGGGGATAGCAGACGCCGGCTGTAA
- a CDS encoding aspartate:alanine antiporter: MNINVADLLNGNYILLLFVVLALGLCLGKLRLGSVQLGNSIGVLVVSLLLGQQHFSINTDALNLGFMLFIFCVGVEAGPNFFSIFFRDGKNYLMLALVMVGSALLIALGLGRAFGWDIGLTAGMLAGSMTSTPVLVGAGDTLRHAGMEGAQLAQALDHLSLGYALTYLIGLVSLIFGARYLPKLQHQDLQTSAQQIARERGLDTDANRKVYLPVIRAYRVGPELVAWADGKNLRELGIYRQTGCYIERIRRNGILASPDGDAVLQMGDEIALVGYPDAHARLDPSFRNGKEVFDRDLLDMRIVTEEIVVKNHNVVGRRLGQLKLTDHGCFLNRVIRSQIEMPIDDNIVLNKGDVLQVSGDARRVKTIADRIGFISIHSQVTDLLAFCAFFIVGLMIGMITFQFSSFSFGIGNAAGLLFAGIMLGFLRANHPTFGYIPQGALMMVKEFGLMVFMAGVGLSAGSGIGHGLGAVGGQMLFAGLIVSLLPVVICFLFGAYVLRMNRALLFGAMMGARTCAPAMEIISDTARSNIPALGYAGTYAIANVLLTLAGTFIVIIWPGT; encoded by the coding sequence GTGAATATAAACGTCGCAGATTTGTTAAACGGGAATTACATCCTGTTATTATTTGTGGTGCTGGCGCTCGGCCTGTGTCTTGGTAAATTACGCCTGGGTTCTGTGCAACTGGGTAATTCCATTGGCGTTTTAGTCGTTTCATTATTATTAGGCCAGCAGCATTTTTCGATTAACACCGACGCGCTTAACCTCGGCTTTATGCTGTTTATTTTTTGCGTCGGTGTCGAAGCCGGCCCTAACTTTTTTTCTATTTTCTTTCGCGACGGTAAGAATTATCTGATGCTGGCGCTGGTCATGGTCGGCAGCGCTCTGCTCATTGCGCTCGGGCTTGGCCGCGCGTTCGGCTGGGATATCGGCCTGACCGCCGGGATGCTGGCGGGTTCAATGACCTCCACCCCCGTGCTGGTGGGCGCGGGCGACACATTACGCCACGCTGGTATGGAAGGCGCACAGCTTGCCCAGGCGCTGGATCACCTGAGCCTCGGCTATGCGCTGACGTACCTTATCGGGCTGGTAAGCCTGATTTTCGGGGCGCGCTACCTGCCGAAACTCCAGCACCAGGATCTGCAAACCAGCGCCCAGCAAATTGCGCGCGAGCGCGGTCTCGATACCGACGCCAACCGCAAAGTCTATCTGCCGGTTATCCGCGCCTATCGCGTGGGGCCGGAGCTGGTCGCCTGGGCCGACGGCAAAAACCTGCGCGAGCTTGGCATCTATCGCCAGACCGGCTGTTACATCGAGCGTATTCGCCGCAACGGCATTCTTGCGAGCCCGGACGGCGACGCGGTCTTGCAGATGGGCGATGAGATTGCGCTGGTAGGCTACCCGGACGCCCACGCGCGCCTCGACCCGAGCTTTCGCAACGGTAAAGAGGTGTTCGACCGCGATCTGCTCGACATGCGCATCGTCACTGAAGAGATCGTGGTGAAAAACCACAACGTGGTGGGCCGCCGTCTCGGCCAGCTCAAGCTCACCGACCACGGCTGCTTCTTAAACCGCGTCATCCGTAGCCAGATTGAGATGCCGATTGACGACAACATCGTCCTTAACAAAGGCGACGTCTTACAGGTGAGCGGCGACGCACGACGCGTGAAAACCATCGCCGACCGTATCGGGTTTATCTCCATCCACAGCCAGGTAACGGACCTTCTCGCCTTCTGCGCCTTCTTTATTGTCGGCCTGATGATCGGGATGATCACTTTCCAGTTCAGCTCGTTCAGCTTCGGTATCGGTAACGCCGCCGGTCTGCTGTTCGCCGGGATCATGCTCGGCTTCCTGCGCGCCAACCACCCGACGTTCGGCTATATCCCGCAGGGCGCGCTGATGATGGTGAAAGAGTTTGGCCTGATGGTGTTTATGGCGGGCGTGGGCCTGAGCGCGGGCAGCGGCATCGGCCACGGCCTCGGCGCTGTGGGCGGCCAGATGCTGTTTGCGGGTTTGATAGTGAGCCTGCTGCCGGTGGTGATTTGCTTCCTGTTCGGCGCGTATGTGCTGCGCATGAACCGCGCGCTGCTGTTTGGCGCGATGATGGGCGCACGCACCTGCGCACCTGCGATGGAGATCATCAGCGATACCGCGCGCAGCAATATCCCGGCGCTCGGCTACGCGGGCACCTATGCGATAGCCAACGTGCTGTTGACGCTTGCCGGTACGTTTATCGTCATCATCTGGCCCGGCACATAA
- a CDS encoding DUF1493 family protein, translating into MRTVSDKEIQAMILKELPLVTSFTLKTQQHDIDSPLQETFDAEDIAEMAQALFSHFRTEHSRFDLTVYYPWKIPRLFSRKPVIQDKPPLTIRMFVESVKAGRWLDGNCME; encoded by the coding sequence ATGAGGACGGTATCTGATAAAGAGATTCAGGCAATGATCTTAAAAGAATTGCCACTGGTGACGTCTTTTACACTTAAAACACAACAGCATGATATCGACAGCCCTTTGCAGGAAACGTTTGACGCTGAGGATATCGCCGAGATGGCACAGGCGCTTTTTAGTCACTTCCGTACAGAGCACAGCCGCTTTGATCTCACCGTTTATTATCCATGGAAAATTCCACGCCTGTTTTCACGCAAGCCAGTGATACAAGATAAACCGCCGTTGACAATCAGGATGTTTGTGGAGTCGGTGAAGGCGGGACGATGGTTGGATGGGAATTGTATGGAGTAG
- a CDS encoding TetR/AcrR family transcriptional regulator, with translation MATRQNDPQRRERILEATLACIATHGFHHITHRKIALEAGVPLGSVTYYFTSLEALLAEAFTRFAESMSRQYQALMAQAQSREEACEALTALICGAQVTTPENMELMYQLYAYASRQPQLKIIMQDWMRRSQQTLETWFDPATARALDAFVEGMTLHYVVDREPLNRETIRSMVGRIVGEG, from the coding sequence ATGGCGACACGACAAAACGACCCGCAACGCCGCGAGCGCATTCTGGAAGCGACGCTCGCCTGCATCGCCACTCACGGCTTTCATCATATTACGCACCGCAAAATCGCCCTTGAGGCAGGCGTGCCGCTGGGCTCCGTCACCTACTATTTCACTTCGCTGGAGGCATTGCTGGCGGAGGCGTTTACGCGTTTCGCCGAGAGCATGTCGCGCCAGTATCAGGCGCTGATGGCGCAGGCGCAGAGCCGCGAGGAAGCCTGCGAGGCATTAACGGCGCTGATTTGCGGCGCGCAGGTGACGACGCCTGAAAATATGGAGCTGATGTACCAGCTCTACGCCTACGCGAGCCGCCAGCCGCAACTTAAAATCATCATGCAGGACTGGATGCGCCGCAGCCAGCAGACGCTCGAAACCTGGTTCGACCCGGCGACCGCCCGCGCGCTTGATGCGTTTGTCGAAGGGATGACGCTGCACTACGTCGTTGACCGCGAGCCGCTGAACCGCGAAACCATCCGCAGTATGGTCGGGAGAATTGTGGGGGAGGGGTGA